A genomic region of Pseudoalteromonas piscicida contains the following coding sequences:
- a CDS encoding LacI family DNA-binding transcriptional regulator yields MKVTINDVAKLAGVSMKTVSRVINKEPSVRKKTYDQVMQAVKELNYQPNIAARNLAGTSSFAIGLVYDNPNAYYVIDMQNGVLSRCRDEGYELVIHPCESNSENMAEEFVTMIKRSRLAGLVLTPPLSEQQTIIDMLDELGIHYVRLLSGRAQEAENSANNCIFVDDYAAAYEITEHLIQLGHKKIAFVLGDEEHKSTTERLAGYRDALKAHDIKQDDTLLYHGTYSFESGVKGAKALLADGNPNQITAILGGNDEVAAGALFAARLMNIEIPGQLSISGFEDSPFSRQTWPKLTTAHQANNIISEHAARLLFSKTRGHRKNDKEVSHVFTPSMVVRESTGRITQ; encoded by the coding sequence ATGAAAGTCACTATTAATGATGTTGCCAAGCTAGCTGGCGTATCTATGAAAACCGTATCGCGGGTAATCAATAAAGAACCTTCGGTTAGAAAAAAAACCTACGATCAAGTAATGCAGGCTGTAAAAGAGCTTAATTATCAGCCTAATATCGCTGCGAGAAACTTAGCTGGTACTTCTTCATTTGCAATTGGCTTGGTCTACGACAATCCCAATGCGTATTATGTAATTGATATGCAAAACGGGGTGTTATCTCGCTGTAGAGATGAAGGATATGAGCTCGTCATCCACCCCTGTGAATCCAATTCGGAAAATATGGCCGAAGAATTCGTCACTATGATCAAACGCTCACGTCTTGCAGGTTTGGTCTTGACTCCTCCTCTATCCGAGCAACAAACCATTATTGATATGCTAGATGAGCTGGGCATTCATTACGTTCGTCTACTTTCAGGTCGAGCGCAAGAAGCGGAAAATAGCGCAAATAACTGTATCTTTGTTGACGACTACGCTGCAGCCTATGAAATTACTGAGCATTTGATCCAACTTGGACATAAAAAAATTGCGTTTGTACTTGGCGATGAAGAGCACAAATCAACGACGGAACGGTTAGCCGGATATCGCGATGCCCTGAAAGCACACGATATAAAACAAGACGATACACTGCTCTATCACGGTACTTACTCATTTGAATCAGGGGTAAAAGGCGCTAAAGCGCTGCTGGCCGATGGCAATCCAAACCAAATCACTGCAATTTTAGGTGGTAACGATGAGGTAGCCGCTGGAGCTTTATTTGCTGCGCGGCTGATGAATATAGAGATCCCGGGTCAATTGTCTATCAGTGGCTTCGAAGACTCTCCATTCTCCCGCCAAACTTGGCCAAAGCTTACGACTGCACATCAGGCTAACAACATTATTTCTGAACATGCTGCGCGTTTATTGTTTTCTAAAACACGGGGACATCGAAAAAATGATAAAGAAGTCTCACATGTGTTCACACCGAGTATGGTGGTTCGTGAAAGCACGGGTAGGATCACACAATAG